Proteins encoded within one genomic window of Marasmius oreades isolate 03SP1 chromosome 6, whole genome shotgun sequence:
- a CDS encoding uncharacterized protein (BUSCO:EOG09262YP5) yields MTTNTPRTFVLASRGSQLAQVQTNIVLEKLQALYPTTSNDSSTPKFTTSFMATAGDKNQSQALYLLGGKSFWTKELEVALLDREVDMLIHSFKDVPTTLPEGCRIAGVLQREDPVDSLVVKEGYQNTWKTLDDLPEGSVVGTSSVRRVAQLKRKYPGLKFQDVRGNLNTRLAKLDASEGPYAAIILAKAGMVRIGMGHRLTSDLNPPTLYYAVSQGALAVEIRSDDTEALELCRRITHEDTRWICLAERACLRVLEGGCSVPVGVSTSLKYNEQTRSTTLQITGCVTSLNGLQHVEHTLVEPVKSAEESEEVGAKLARVLIETGAREILDEINVDREQRVKEAQDTDQKVAQ; encoded by the exons ATGACCACGAATACCCCGAGGACATTTGTGCTTGCATCTCGCGGCTCCCAGCTCGCGCAAGTTCAGACTAATATCGTCCTCGAAAAACTCCAGGCTTTATACCCAACCACTTCTAATGATTCTTCAACTCCGAAGTTCACCACTTCATTCATGGCGACTGCTGGGGACAAGAACCAATCACAGGCCCTCTATCTGCTCGGAGGAAAATCTTTTTGGACCAAGGAACTCGAGGTCGCTTTGTTGGATCGTGAAGTAGACATGctcattcattcattcaaaGATGTTCCGACTACCCTACCCGAGGGTTGTAGGATCGCCGGAGTCCTTCAGAGGGAGGATCCCGTAGACAGTCTCGTGGTGAAGGAAGGTTACCAGAATACCTGGAAAACTCTGGACGATCTCCCAGAAGGAAGTGTAGTTGGAACGAGTAGTGTTAGGAGAGTGGCTCAGCTCAAAAGGAAATACCCAGGCCTCAAATTTCAGGACGTA CGTGGAAATTT AAATACACGGCTCGCCAAATTGGATGCATCGGAGGGTCCTTACGCTGCAATCATCCTCGCAAAGGCCGGAATGGTACGGATCGGCATGGGTCACCGCTTGACTTCCGATTTGAACCCTCCTACGCTGTATTACGCTGTTTCGCAGGGCGCCTTAGCTGTAGAAATTCGCAGCGATGATACAGAAGCGCTGGAACTTTGCAGGAGGATTACTCATGAAGACACCAGGTGGATATGTCTGGCTGAAAGAGCATGCCTGCGGGTGCTCGAAGGGGGTTGCAGTGTTCCTGTTGGGGTTTCCACATCGTTGAAGTATAACGAGCAGACGCGGTCGACAACGCTCCAGATAACCGGATGTGTAACGTCTCTGAATGGTTTACAACACGTCGAACATACACTGGTAGAGCCTGTCAAGTCTGCAGAAGAATCGGAGGAAGTAGGGGCGAAGTTAGCACGAGTGTTGATCGAGACTGGTGCACGGGAGATTCTGGACGAAATTAACGTGGACAGAGAGCAACGAGTTAAGGAAGCGCAGGATACTGATCAGAAAGTAGCGCAATGA
- the RPS29 gene encoding 40S ribosomal protein S29, producing the protein MTHDAVWFSRPRKFGKGSRQCRLCAHQAGLIRKYGLDLCRQCFREKSAAIGFVKNR; encoded by the exons ATGACCCACGACGCCGTTTGGTTCTCTCGTCCTAGAAAATTCGGTAAAGGCAGCCGTCAATG TCGTCTCTGTGCCCACCAGGCCGGGCTTATCCGCAAATATGGTCTTGATCTCTGCCGTCAGTGTTTCCGCGAGAAGTCTGCTGCCATCGGTTTCGTCAAG AACCGGTGA